The genomic stretch tattattttaaaaaaatcatcaaCAACACAGCTGAATTGGGGGTGTTGGAAGGGAGccagacaaagaagatggcttatTTTGCCCAGGCGAACGAACCGAGGGGGTGATAATCAATTCCCCCCTTTATTTACCCTTCCCCTCTCTCCAATCCTGACCCACCCAAGCCCCAACCCGACCGGacagagatcaggtgacatgtAATAGGCATGTCACCGATGAACAATGCCGTGACATGCGACAATGTTCTGATCGTTGGATTAAAAATGGATGGCCAGATGAACATGAACAAATCTACAGTGCGTCGCTACAGGAACAAATCTACAGTGCTTATGCCACCTGATCTCTGACCCGACCGCCGTGCCCTAGAGCTGCCGCGGCGTACCGTCGCCTCGCTTCCCAGCCCCTTCGCCTCCAacgcgcgtcgccgccgccgccgtttccAGCCCTGCTATCTCGGCGATTGGTTTTTGGGGGTACGAGTTTTCGTCACCGGTTAAACACCACTGGCCTCCACAAAATTTTGGTCGGCGCACCATCTAGATCCGCCCCTCAGGGAGCAAGGGTTCCGGAGAATCGAATTGTGGAGTCCAGCAGCCAGGCGCCGGTGAAGACAAGGACTCGGTCTGCTTCTCTTGTCTTGGGGCAGCGTCGATGTGTTAGTGTGTAGGCTCAGATTGATTCTCTTTTCatcctgtatttttttttttttggttttgttcTGAACTCCACCCTGTAAGCTGGTCTCCCCAGCACCCCACTTTGCTTTATATAAAGGCTTGTTCAATCGACCTTTCGTCGAAAATaatattaaaaaatataaaaaataattgAGGAGCCATGATTGCGAAGAGCAATGCTGGTTATCTTGGCGTCTCCGAGCCTATCTCGCTAAGCGGGCCGGCCGAGAAGGATCTCATTCAGACGGCTGAGGTCGAAAAGGTGCGTTGTCTGTGGTATATGTGTATCAGATAGATCAAGAATttgcatctctctctctctagttctTCTGTTCAGTACGTTTTGCTCATATGTTGTTATTGGTGTCTATTAGTTCCTTGCTGACGCGAGCCTGTATGAGAGTCAAGACCAGGCCGTCTCGCGAGAAGAGGTCTTAGGCAAACTAGACCAGGTTCGAGAATGCTCTGTCGATTGTGCTTATATTTTGGATTATAATTGGGTAGTCTGGTTTTAGACGACCTGTTGTTTGTCCTTGCAGACTGTGAAAGCTTGGATTAAGAAGGCTACTAGGGTGAGCGGTTACGGCGAGCAGTTTGTGCAAGAAGCAAATGCCAAGATCTTCACATTCGGTTCATACCGCCTTGGGGTACTCTGTTATGCCGTTTCTTGCGTAGTTCTGTTTATAGAAAAATACTTACCCGTCAGTTGTTACCGTGTTTTTCTATCGAATTTTACTAGTGCGTTAGTCATTATGCATATATCTATGTAGAGTCTGATGGTTTTAGTTAGGTCTACTGGTATGGATATATCTCGTTGCCGCTTTTACGAGGTTTTCTATCTCTGTAATCTAAATTAACTGTTGTGATTCTTCTTAATTTGTTGCTTATTGCCAAGGTGCACGGCCCTGGCGCTGATATTGATACACTATGCGTTGGTCCAAGACATGCAACTCGAAATGTAAGAGGATCTGTTACTGAAATTCCAGTGGTATTGCTGTCTTTACTGTGTCAAATGTGCATTTCATTTTATGCAGGACTACTTCTTCCGGTGTCTTCACGATATGCTAGCTGAGATGCCAGAAGTTTCTGAGTTACATCCGGTACCAGATGCTCATGTGCCTGTTCTGGGGTTCAAACTTTGTGGGGTGTCCATTGATCTTTTATATGCAAACCTTGCACATGTGGTGATTCCTGATGTAAGTTTGTTTTACAGCATTGTTACTTCAATATTGCAGTATTGCATGCCGTATTTATCTTGTCTTGGTACTAATTGTAATAAATTAGTAGAGAATGTAGCAGTATCCATCTGAAAATGAAAGACCATATAGATGGAGCTTAGCATTTTATTCCATAGTTTTATTTGGCTTGCGAATCATTTCATGACATGTTTTGATGATGTTTGATAGAGATTCCTAACCATGGTACATGATTCCTTTTCAGGATCTTGATCTTTCTCAGGACTCCATACTGCACAATGTTGACGAACAGGCTGTCCGTAGTTTAAATGGGTGTCGAGTTACTGATCAGATCCTACGATTGGTCCCGAACATTCCGGTATGTGTTCTTGCGAATGCCTGTTTCTCAAGTAAACATGTTAATATTATTCTAGGGACTAAATCCCACTTCTTTTCTCAAATCCAGAGTTTCCGCACAACCTTAAGGTTCATGAGGTACTGGGGAAAGCGTCGTGGGGTGTACTCAAATGTATGCTTCTTCTTGCTGCAAGAGAATTCTTTAAACTATTAGCATACATGCATGATCAGGGAAACACTGGGAGCTTTATGTGAGGAGGCCAACAGAAGAAGAGAACATTTAGCTTCATTCTGAAAAAAGACATTAAGTTTCATTTGGTTTTAAGCAAAGAGTTGACACCAAATGTAACAATAGACTGCCTTATTTGTCTTCCATTTATCTGCCTATCATACTGTTTTGAGGTCAACTGTTCAAGTACTACTGTGGTAAAATGAGACACAATATAAGGAAACGGGAGAACTAAAAAACTTATCATACTGTTTTGAGGTCAACTGTTCAAGTACTACTGTGGTAAAATGAGACAAAATATAAGGAAACAGGAGAACTAAAAAACTTAACGTTTGCTTAAGCTGTTCACCGGTATTTGCAAAATACTGTTGCACATAAAAACTGGTGAGGTGAATAAAACGAATTGCACCATGGGGAGCCCATAATATATAGCTATGCCCCATTGCAGGATTACATGTTTACATTATGATGCATACGCATATCACTATCAATATTATGATCTATGAATATGAAATATATACTCATATATTGCTTGCTTGTCCAGGTTATAGGATTTTTGGGTGGCATAAATTGGGCAATTCTTGTTGCTCGAATATGTCAATTGTACCCAAATGCATCGCCCAGCATGTTGATATCTCGGTTTTTCAGAGTCTTCAGCCAGTGGAAGTGGCCCAACCCTGTTATACTTTGCCATATTGAGGAGGGTCCTCTTGGCCTCCCTGTTTGGGATCCAAGAAGAAACTTTAGAGATAGGGGCCATCAGATGCCTATAATTACACCCGCATATCCTTGTATGAATTCTAGCTATAACGTATCTAGTAGTACTAAGTATGTGATGATCCAAGAATTCACGCGAGGATTTGAGATCTGCCAGGTACTTGTTATTTCAGAATGATTTTTATATCCTAACAGGAAATCATCAGCAAATCAAATCATTCATGCATTTAGGGCTGATATatataatatactccctccggcccGAAAAGGATGTCGCAGTTTTGTCCGTATTTAGACTAATCTGAGACATcctttttgggacggagggagtaatagagATCAAATGGTTATATGTCTAGTGTCTAGTAGTCACAATATTGATCCTAAGCGCAAACTGTACTCCCCATTTCTGTACCTTAGTCTGCAAATGTTTAGATAGTTATTTTTTTCACGGGGGAGATAGTTATTATTAATGTAGTAGAGTTTTGCAAATTCATTTTGTTGTAGAGTTATCTTTAATTATCTGATTAAAATATATAATGTATGTGATGCCTGTGTTTTCACTGTTAACTTAAACTATACATGAGCAGATTCTTGAGATTATGTGGCTTGTCTGTAGCAACTACTTTGTATTTATGTTTAGAACTTCTATTTTGAGTTCATTCTTATGGATGTCTTCCATCGGACTTTATTTAACCTTGATGTATAAACTGTAGGCAATAGATGAAAATAGAGCAACCTGGGATGATCTATTCGAGCCATATCCTTTTTTCGAATTATATAGAAATTATTTAGAGATTGGTATCACAGCGAGAAATGAAGATGACCTCAGGAATTGGAAAGGCTGGGTAGAGTCTCGTCTTCGCCAACTTGTACTGAAGGTGAATAACTTGAAATAAAACTTCCATTCTTATTAGTTTTAGTGTGCACTGTGCTGTCCTTTAATATGTGATTTTGGCTGCTGATGGTAGTTTGAGCGATATACACATGAGATGCTCCTTGCGCATCCTCATCCCAGAGATTTCTCAGATGGATCCAGGCCGTTGCATAGCTTTTATTTTATGGGTCTTTGGAGAAAACAAACTGCCCAACCTCAAGAAGCTGAGCAATTTGACATCAGAGGAATCGTAA from Lolium rigidum isolate FL_2022 chromosome 4, APGP_CSIRO_Lrig_0.1, whole genome shotgun sequence encodes the following:
- the LOC124706455 gene encoding nuclear poly(A) polymerase 1-like encodes the protein MIAKSNAGYLGVSEPISLSGPAEKDLIQTAEVEKFLADASLYESQDQAVSREEVLGKLDQTVKAWIKKATRVSGYGEQFVQEANAKIFTFGSYRLGVHGPGADIDTLCVGPRHATRNDYFFRCLHDMLAEMPEVSELHPVPDAHVPVLGFKLCGVSIDLLYANLAHVVIPDDLDLSQDSILHNVDEQAVRSLNGCRVTDQILRLVPNIPSFRTTLRFMRYWGKRRGVYSNVIGFLGGINWAILVARICQLYPNASPSMLISRFFRVFSQWKWPNPVILCHIEEGPLGLPVWDPRRNFRDRGHQMPIITPAYPCMNSSYNVSSSTKYVMIQEFTRGFEICQAIDENRATWDDLFEPYPFFELYRNYLEIGITARNEDDLRNWKGWVESRLRQLVLKFERYTHEMLLAHPHPRDFSDGSRPLHSFYFMGLWRKQTAQPQEAEQFDIRGIVNEFKISVLAYVHRREGMDIEVSHVKRKDIPLFVFPGGIRPPRSSRTAGRNSGAVSRNDVTPDRHVGNPLETESWSDPQSAQDGSGGYQSTSLLPSNLSSRETQNILNGHLNLHTETVEHEHPGRFLGSPPAPGDNAVVDVVTQPNNMPSTSSNGGPTNGLGICFNSTQKESEGIRVNNLVSSPPAPVDELVSYQAKPDNKHGPPHGSSLEGCSERILGQACNLSSNGNNHLKRKAEDELEPLELACPSVRATPASTVQRKPLRLRLSTLPQPKQAE